A window from Fragaria vesca subsp. vesca linkage group LG5, FraVesHawaii_1.0, whole genome shotgun sequence encodes these proteins:
- the LOC101293202 gene encoding uncharacterized protein LOC101293202, giving the protein MEEEDLDYVLVPLGLCVLGTYHVWLLITVLRHPIRTVIGLNAQSRHQWALSMMSDPLKNGVLAVQTIRNNIMASTLLATTAITLSSLISVFVSSTSNSGNTSNLVYGNKTATLSSIKYFSILLCFLVAFLCNVQSIRYYAHVSFLATVPTWQGRKDCIEYVARNLNRGSYFWSLGLRAFYFSFPLFLWIFGPIPMFACSCVISFVLYFLDTTTSFTRLLHSHSVKEVKADHDLESLGQLS; this is encoded by the exons ATGGAAGAGGAGGATTTGGACTATGTTCTGGTTCCATTGGGTCTGTGTGTTCTGGGAACATATCATGTTTGGCTTCTGATCACTGTGCTACGTCATCCAATACGAACTGTGATCGGTCTGAATGCTCAGTCTCGTCACCAGTGGGCCTTATCCATGATGAGT GACCCTTTGAAGAATGGTGTTTTGGCTGTCCAGACAATACGCAACAACATAATGGCATCAACACTTTTGGCAACAACAGCTATCACACTCAGTTCTCTTATCAGTGTGTTCGTCAGCAGTACATCAAACTCCGGAAACACCTCAAATCTAGTTTATGGCAATAAGACAGCCACTCTCTCTTCAATAAAGTACTTCTCTATCTTGCTGTGCTTTCTTGTTGCCTTTCTCTGCAATGTGCAGTCTATTAGATACTATGCCCATGTTAGCTTCTTGGCCACTGTTCCAACATGGCAAGGTAGAAAGGATTGTATCGAGTATGTTGCAAGAAACTTGAATCGGGGAAGCTACTTTTGGTCACTTGGATTGCGAGCTTTCTACTTCTCATTCCCTCTCTTCCTTTGGATATTTGGGCCTATACCAATGTTTGCATGCAGCTGTGTCATCTCTTTTGTTCTTTATTTCCTAGACACTACCACCAGCTTCACACGACTTCTTCACAGTCACTCAGTGAAAGAGGTAAAAGCTGATCATGATCTAGAATCACTCGGACAATTATCATAG
- the LOC101293491 gene encoding uncharacterized protein LOC101293491, translated as MVSLDYILVPAGLFVLGIYHIWLLITVLHNPIRTVIGLNAYTREQWVFSLMTDPLKNGVLIVQTLRNNIMASTLLSTAAITLCSVIVVFVSSESSSNSTVSVHLAYSYTPTLLSIKYLCIMICFLVAFLCNMQSTRYCAHVSFLGTVPTWKNKTGFIEYVAATLNRGYYFWALGLRAFYLSVPLFLWIFGPIPMFLSCCVMSVMLYFLDTTSSFAQIIHTQLFKEDEARTNDVESISQPLNNSEHENFQLRDPLLTRSG; from the exons ATGGTTAGCTTGGACTATATTCTGGTACCAGCGGGTCTCTTTGTGCTGGGAATATATCATATTTGGCTCTTAATCACAGTTCTGCATAATCCCATAAGAACTGTTATTGGCCTCAATGCTTACACTCGTGAACAGTGGGTTTTCTCCTTGATGACT GACCCCTTGAAGAATGGTGTTTTGATTGTACAAACTTTACGCAACAACATAATGGCATCGACACTTTTGTCAACAGCAGCAATTACTCTTTGTTCTGTGATCGTTGTATTTGTGAGCAGCGAATCCAGCTCCAATAGCACTGTATCAGTACACTTAGCATACTCTTACACTCCCACCTTACTTTCAATCAAGTACTTGTGCATTATGATTTGCTTTCTTGTTGCATTTCTCTGCAATATGCAGTCTACTAGATATTGTGCCCATGTCAGCTTCTTGGGCACTGTCCCAACATGGAAAAACAAGACAGGTTTCATTGAGTATGTTGCGGCAACTTTGAACCGAGGATATTACTTTTGGGCACTAGGACTGAGAGCATTCTACCTCTCTGTTCCTCTCTTTCTCTGGATCTTCGGGCCAATACCTATGTTTCTTAGTTGTTGTGTTATGTCAGTTATGCTCTATTTCTTGGACACAACCTCCAGCTTTGCACAAATTATTCATACGCAATTGTTCAAGGAGGATGAAGCAAGAACCAATGATGTGGAATCGATTTCTCAACCATT GAACAATTCTGAACATGAGAACTTCCAACTCCGTGATCCTCTACTGACCAGGTCCGGCTAG
- the LOC101299969 gene encoding uncharacterized protein LOC101299969 → MDSLDYLLVPAGLFVLGLYHVWLIITVLRNPIRTVIGVNAHTRQQWVFSMMTDPLKNGVLIIQTLRNNIMASTLLATTEITLCSVIVVLVSSQSSSSSTVSLHLVYSDYTPSLTSIKYLCILLCFLVAFLCNVQSTRYYAHVSFLGTVPTWKNKPGYIEYVAATLNRGYYFWALGLRAFYLSIPLFLWIFGPIPMFVSCCVMSVVLYFLDTTSSFAQLIHTQLFREEEKTDNVEPIAQSL, encoded by the exons ATGGATAGCTTGGACTATCTGCTGGTACCAGCAGGTCTGTTTGTGTTGGGGTTGTACCATGTTTGGCTAATCATCACAGTTCTGCGCAATCCCATACGAACTGTCATTGGCGTCAATGCTCACACTCGTCAACAATGGGTCTTCTCCATGATGACT GACCCTTTGAAGAATGGTGTTTTGATTATACAAACTCTACGCAACAACATAATGGCATCGACACTTCTGGCAACAACAGAAATTACTCTTTGTTCTGTGATCGTTGTACTTGTGAGCAGCCAATCCAGCTCCAGTAGCACTGTATCATTACACTTAGTTTACTCTGATTATACTCCCTCCTTAACTTCAATCAAGTACTTGTGCATTTTGCTTTGCTTTCTTGTTGCATTTCTCTGCAATGTGCAGTCTACTAGATATTATGCCCATGTCAGCTTCTTGGGTACTGTCCCAACATGGAAAAACAAGCCAGGTTACATTGAGTATGTTGCAGCAACTTTGAACCGAGGATATTACTTTTGGGCCCTGGGATTGCGAGCATTCTACCTCTCCATTCCTCTCTTTCTCTGGATCTTTGGGCCGATACCTATGTTTGTCAGTTGCTGTGTAATGTCAGTTGTTCTCTATTTCTTGGACACAACCTCCAGCTTTGCACAACTTATTCACACCCAATTGTTCAGGGAGGAAGAAAAAACCGATAATGTGGAGCCAATTGCTCAATCACTGTAA
- the LOC101300258 gene encoding early nodulin-like protein 1-like, with product MESSKVFLLFFFLSVIQVVFVTSTEFQVGDKSNGWEVPKSKSDQDMYNEWASKNRFKVNDTLNFNFKKDADSVMVVTEAEYEKCHSDKPIFTAKDGGSVFKLDRPGLFYFISGTDGHCEKGQKMIVKVLASPAAAETESPPPSQSANQNATAETPASHDHANHVDKKNNAVAMHAAAAITLTTAVMSFLGALFF from the exons ATGGAGTCCTCCAAAGTATTTCTCTTGTTCTTCTTTCTCTCTGTTATTCAGGTCGTCTTTGTAACCAGTACTGAGTTTCAAGTCGGTGACAAGAGCAATGGGTGGGAGGTCCCCAAATCAAAGAGTGACCAAGATATGTACAACGAGTGGGCTTCCAAGAACAGGTTCAAAGTTAATGACACTCTCA ATTTCAATTTCAAGAAAGACGCAGACTCGGTTATGGTGGTGACAGAAGCCGAGTACGAAAAATGCCATTCGGATAAACCGATTTTCACCGCTAAAGATGGTGGCTCAGTGTTCAAATTGGATCGACCCGGTTTGTTCTACTTCATTAGTGGGACTGATGGCCACTGCGAGAAAGGGCAGAAGATGATCGTCAAAGTGTTGGCATCACCAGCTGCTGCTGAAACAGAAAGCCCACCACCTTCTCAGTCAGCAAACCAGAATGCAACTGCTGAAACACCAGCCTCTCATGATCATGCGAATCATGTTGACAAGAAGAACAATGCAGTTGCAATGCATGCTGCAGCTGCCATCACTCTTACAACTGCTGTAATGTCATTTCTTGGGGCCCTTTTCTTCTAG
- the LOC101300543 gene encoding uncharacterized protein LOC101300543, whose protein sequence is MTWRQASRLLQQWLIIKLKTNLCTVVLVPVVVQTNLEKGRTEAKVCFKTILLNVLFFSDEEFRVRYRMSHKVFNRIRDGLCNYDRYFIQKSDAIKKVSLLPEQKMTSSLRMLAYGAAADQCAEYWRMAKFTSIECLQRFTRGIVALYSAKYLRAPTLADLKRLLAKGERRGFPRMIGSIDCMRWQ, encoded by the coding sequence ATGACTTGGCGACAAGCGTCGCGGTTATTGCAGCAGTGGCTCATCATAAAGCTCAAAACCAACCTTTGCACCGTGGTTCTCGTCCCGGTCGTCGTCCAAACCAACCTCGAGAAAGGGAGGACAGAGGCAAAGGTATGCTTCAAGACTATTTTGTTGAACGTCCTATTTTTTAGTGACGAGGAATTCCGAGTTCGATATAGGATGAGTCACAAGGTGTTCAACCGCATACGTGATGGCCTTTGCAACTATGATCGATATTTTATCCAAAAGTCAGATGCTATTAAGAAAGTCAGTCTACTTCCTGAGCAGAAGATGACGTCTTCTTTGCGGATGCTTGCGTACGGTGCTGCGGCAGATCAATGTGCTGAGTATTGGCGGATGGCAAAGTTCACCTCTATTGAGTGCCTCCAACGATTTACAAGAGGAATCGTTGCTCTTTACTCAGCAAAGTACCTTCGAGCTCCTACTCTGGCCGATCTTAAAAGACTTCTTGCTAAAGGTGAAAGACGAGGCTTTCCAAGGATGATTGGGAGCATCGACTGCATGCGCTGGCAATAG